The DNA window tttacattgtgttacaaatatgatctttgcatattaagaatgttggatgttttgctttaggttttcatttgtgatgaaaataacatgtgatgccctttttcctttatgcatgtttactctgttaattatatgatatatttggggttagaaaaggggtgttacatttagtggtatcagagcatggtcgaccagttggtcagagtCGTTGATGTCTTTAAttccgttgtattagatttgtgtatctgacacgatcgatactgttttgtttgttttgggttGTCGATTGTCGtaggacgatggttgctggaaggaatgatgatgccattgctgaagcattgaggatgttggctggatctcttggtcaaattcctcaagctaatgctggaaatcggaatggtgatgatgatgagtaccgtgctttggggaagttccagaggaacaatcctcctacatttgagggtgagcatgaaccggataaagctcaagcttggttgaaggcgattgagaagatttttcgggtcatgaattgcaccgatgctcagagagtgcagtttggtactcacatgctggaaaaggaagctgaagATTGGTGGGGCAATATGGCTCAGAGATTTGATGAGGAGGGTACTCAAattacttgggatcttttccgcgatgcatttttggaaaactattttccagaagactgccgtggaaagaaagaagtggaattccttgagttgaagcaaggaaatggtactgttgctgtttatgctgctagatttcaagagcttatcaagtattgtcctcactacaatactatgaatgctgagagatctaagtgtttgaagtttgtgaatggtttgaggCATGATATTAAGAAGGCGATTGGTTACCAACAAATTACTCGTTTTAcggagttggttaacaagagtcgtatctatgatgaggatagtagggagagtgcttctcactacaagacTATGAATGAGAGGAAAGGTCAAttccgtgggaaaccgtatgacgATAAGAAGAAAAAATTTGGTTTTGGCAAAAAGTCAAGTGGGGGAGGAACTTCTACTCCTcttaagtgcttcaaatgtggtaGTGAAGGTCATCGTGCTGTTGATTGTGGTAAGGATTCTGTgacatgcttcaagtgtggcaagattggtcacaaggcaaacaagtgtggagttggttcgagtgtgacttgttacaactgtggtgagcaaggtcacattagcaccaaatgtgataagccaaagaaggaacaagcgaaagggaaagtgtttgcattgtcgggagcggaggcttctaccgatgataggctaatccaaggtacgtgcttcattaatggtacacctttgattgctattattgataccggtgcgacacattctttcatttctttggattgtgctaagagattgaatcttgtgttatctgatatgcgtagaagtatggttattgatacacctgctatgggttctgtttctacttcttttgtgtgcttgaattgtcctttgagtatttttggtagggattttgggattgatttggtttgtcttccgttagagcaacttgatgtgattttgggtatgaattggttagaatttaatcgtgtgtatatcaactgttttgacaaaacggttatctttcctgagattagtgttaaggaagatttgtttttgtctgcgaagcaagttggtgaatctgttcaagatggggctgaattgtttatgttattggcaaccttagatgtgcatgagaagagaaccattgatgaattgccaatagtttgtgattttgcggaggtatttcctgaagatgtaagcgatttaccgccggaacgtgaagttgagttttcgattgatttagttcctggaactagtcctgtatcgatggctccatataggatgtctgcttctgagttgaaagagttgaagagtcaacttgaggatttgttggaaaagaagtttattcgtcctagtgtatcgccgtggggtgcacctgttttgttggttaagaagaaggaaggttcaatgagactttgtgttgattataggcaattgaacaaagtaacgattaagaacaagtatccacttccaaggattgatgatttgatggatcagttggttggagcttgtgtgtttagcaagattgatttgaggtctgggtatcatcagattcgtgtgaaggcggaggatattcagaagactgcttttaggacaaggtatggtcattatgagtattctgttatgccgtttggtgtgactaatgcacctggtgtattcatggagtatatgaataggatttttcatgattatctggatcagtttgtggttgtgttcattgatgatattttgatctattccaagagtgaagatgatcatgctgagcatttgagaattgtatTATCAGTGTTGAAGGAGAagaggttgtttgctaagctttctaagtgcgaattttggttaaaggaggtgagttttcttggccatgtaatctctagtggaggtatttctgttgacccgtcaaagattgaagctatatctcaatgggaagctcctaagtctgtttctgagattagaagttttcttggtttggctggttattataggaagttcattgagggattttctaaattatctttgccgttgacgttgttgactaggaaaggacaagctttcatttggacttcgcaatgtgaatcgaatttttaagagcttaagagaaggttgacttctgctcctattttgattttgccggatccgtttgaaccgtttgtggtgtattgtgatgcttcattgttgggtttgggaggcgttttgatgcaaaaaggacaagtggtagcttatgcttcaaggcaacttaaagttcatgagaggaattatccgacacatgatttagagttagccgccgttgtgtttgtgttgaaactttggaggcattatttgtttggatcaaggtttgatgtttttagtgatcacaagagtttaaagtatttgtttgatcagaaagagttgaatatgaggcaacgaagatggttggaattcttgaaggattatgattttagtttgaactaccatcctggaaaagctaatgttgtagccgatgcattgagtaggaaatcattacatgtgtctatgttgat is part of the Vicia villosa cultivar HV-30 ecotype Madison, WI linkage group LG2, Vvil1.0, whole genome shotgun sequence genome and encodes:
- the LOC131649987 gene encoding uncharacterized protein LOC131649987; protein product: MNERKGQFRGKPYDDKKKKFGFGKKSSGGGTSTPLKCFKCGSEGHRAVDCGKDSVTCFKCGKIGHKANKCGVGSSVTCYNCGEQGHISTKCDKPKKEQAKGKVFALSGAEASTDDRLIQGTCFINGTPLIAIIDTGATHSFISLDCAKRLNLVLSDMRRSMVIDTPAMGSVSTSFVCLNCPLSIFGRDFGIDLVCLPLEQLDVILGMNWLEFNRVYINCFDKTVIFPEISVKEDLFLSAKQVGESVQDGAELFMLLATLDVHEKRTIDELPIVCDFAEVFPEDVSDLPPEREVEFSIDLVPGTSPVSMAPYRMSASELKELKSQLEDLLEKKFIRPSVSP